TCACTTTTGAAGTCTGCACTGTGGACCGCCAGTACCCCTACCAACTGCACACGGTGGGGTTGTGGGGTGACGAACTTATCGCCAATCACCGGGAATTGACCAAGGCCGTGCATGCCCACGGCGCCAAGATAGTGCCGCAGATCTCGCATGCCGGGCCGGAGTCATTCGCACCGTTTATCAACAAGCTGCAACCCCTGGGGCCATCGCCGTTCCAGTCTGCAGTAACCGCGCAGATGTGCCGTGAGGTCACGCTCGAAGAGATCGAATTGATCATCGAGCAGTACGGTGAGGCGGCCAGGCGGGCCAGAGAAGCCGGCTACGATGGGATGGAGTTGCACTGCGCCCATGCCTACATGATGTGCGGGTCGTTCATCTCGGCTTTGCGCAACAAACGGACGGATGCATACAACGGCAGCACGGTCGAAGGGCGGCTGCGGTTCCCCATAGAAGTCATCAAGAGGATGAAGGCCAAGGCAGGGAAAGACTTCCCTTTGACCATCCGCATCTCGGGTGACGAGCGGACGCCTGGCGGCCGCGACGTAGAAGGGACAAAGGAGATAGCCCCGAAGCTGGTTGAGGCCGGGGTAGATGCCTTTCACATCTCCGGAGGCGTTATCGACAGGCTCAGCACAGGTATTATCGCAGGTTCGAGCTTCGGACCTGGTTTCAACGCGCCGACTGCCGCGGCCATAAAGAAAGCGGTGAATGTGCCCGTGATGGTTGTGGGCAGAATCCACGACCCGGTCCTGGCAGAGAGGATACTGCAAGCTGATCAGGCAGACCTGATAGTCATGGGGCGCCCGCTGCTGGCAGACCCCGATCTGCCGAACAAAGCCCTGAAGGGAGAACTCCAGCATATCAGGAGATGTATCTCCTGCGAGAACTGCTTCGATTCGATAGCCGAGGGTGATTTCACCAACATGCACTGTGCAGTAAATGCTGCTACGGGAAAAGAGCGTCAGCTCAACACCGAGCGGGCGGCGAAGACCAAGAAAGTGATGGTGGTCGGCGGCGGGCCGGCGGGAATGGAAGCGGCGCGGGTCGCGGCCTTGAGAGGACACTCCGTCACACTGTATGAGAAGCAGGGGCGACTGGGCGGGTCGCTCCTCTTCGCTGACACTGTTCATAGCGACAACGACAATCTGCTCAACCACCTCACCACGGAGGTCAAGAGTCTGCCAATAGAGGTCAAGCTGCGGCATGATGTCACTCCTGCCCTGGTCAGTGCCGCCAAACCGGATGCAGTCATCCTGGCGTTGGGTCCGAACCTGTCCGTACCCTCCATAAGGGGGTCGGACGGCCGCAATGTGCTGAGTGGCCCGGAGCTGAAGAAAATGCTGGGCGGCAATCTGCAGGGGGCCGCCATCAAGAAGCTGCCTGCCTGGCAGAGACTGGGGCTGCAACTGGGCGGTCCGCTGATGCGGCGTTGCCTGAATCCTCCGCGTATAAGGAGGCTGACGCGGTTGTGGATGCCACTGGGAAAGAGGGTCACAGTCATAGGAGGTGACCTGGCAGGCTGCGAGCTGGCTTTGTTTCTGGCAGAGAGAGGCAGAAAAGTCACCCTTTTGGATAGCGGAGGGAAGAT
This genomic interval from Chloroflexota bacterium contains the following:
- a CDS encoding FAD-dependent oxidoreductase, producing MTSLQKLFSPVSIGSMEVKNRLVMAPMTTQWAGPGDTITQRLIDYHVARARGGVGLITFEVCTVDRQYPYQLHTVGLWGDELIANHRELTKAVHAHGAKIVPQISHAGPESFAPFINKLQPLGPSPFQSAVTAQMCREVTLEEIELIIEQYGEAARRAREAGYDGMELHCAHAYMMCGSFISALRNKRTDAYNGSTVEGRLRFPIEVIKRMKAKAGKDFPLTIRISGDERTPGGRDVEGTKEIAPKLVEAGVDAFHISGGVIDRLSTGIIAGSSFGPGFNAPTAAAIKKAVNVPVMVVGRIHDPVLAERILQADQADLIVMGRPLLADPDLPNKALKGELQHIRRCISCENCFDSIAEGDFTNMHCAVNAATGKERQLNTERAAKTKKVMVVGGGPAGMEAARVAALRGHSVTLYEKQGRLGGSLLFADTVHSDNDNLLNHLTTEVKSLPIEVKLRHDVTPALVSAAKPDAVILALGPNLSVPSIRGSDGRNVLSGPELKKMLGGNLQGAAIKKLPAWQRLGLQLGGPLMRRCLNPPRIRRLTRLWMPLGKRVTVIGGDLAGCELALFLAERGRKVTLLDSGGKIAPDVGSKRRAEVRQSLQESEVTVVTGAVYEEITPKGVVFSTKDGGKKTVGSETVVIAGNVEPNMDLQKTLEGKVPELYVIGDCKKLGLIRGAIGDGMTIACKI